In Chloroflexota bacterium, the DNA window ACTCGTGGCTTTCGTATTTAAAGGAAAGTTTTACCTTCGCCCGATAGAGATTCACCTTGCCGTCTTCGATCTGCATATCCAACTGGACGACCTCGGCGATGCGAAGGTCGCGCACGCTTTGGGCGGCCCGCTCCACCGCGGCCGCCGCCGCTTTCTCCCATGACTCGGTGCTGGTTCCAACCAACTCGATCACCTTGTAAACGCTTTCTGCCATTTTAGTCTCCTTTTGTTTTATAACCGCCGTTCCCCCGGCCCGGGTGAGCTGGCGTTGGCGATCCGTTCAGGCGCTATCCGAGGCCCGCAACTACCGATCCTACACCGGGCGCTCGCCCTGTCAAGCGATGTGATCACCCTTTGCCTGCACATGGTAGACCCTACGGCCTTTTTGTTTGCCCATCATGGCCCTCGCCTCGCCC includes these proteins:
- a CDS encoding dodecin domain-containing protein; this encodes MAESVYKVIELVGTSTESWEKAAAAAVERAAQSVRDLRIAEVVQLDMQIEDGKVNLYRAKVKLSFKYESHE